Genomic DNA from Terriglobia bacterium:
CGCGGGCGTTGATCATCGACTTCGTCGACCACGGCATCGGGAGACCCCACCGGGAACTCACCAGGTGCCGGTCGGAACCCATGCTCTCGATGATCGCAATCTGGTGGGTCGGCGCGACGTTCCAGCTCGGCTTGCCGTGAACGCCGGCCGACCGCCTAGGATCCGGACCACCTCGGCCCATGGCAGCATGAGAGTGAAGCGGGCGCACATGCAAAGGAGTATCGCCGACGGCGGGGACCACGGCACTACACGAGTGGACGCCCGGTGCGCGTCGAGTCAGGAGGCTGACAAGTCGCGCGGCCAGATCGCGGCCTGCCCGCCGAGAGTCGGCCTGACGCCGCGTTGACATCGATCGCTGAACGGCGCACGCTTCTGGCGGCTTCGTCACGAGCCATTCGAGGAATCATGCGTTGCGCGAATCTCATTCTCGTGTTCATGCTTGCCGTTGCGTTGTGCCCGGCACTTGCGTCCGCGCAGACGGCGACGGTCACGCGAAATGTCAACCTGCGGCGCGACCCCTCCGCTGGGCACGCGCCGATCCGGTTGCTGACGCATTCCGAGCCGCCTCTCGAACTGCTTCACCCCACGCCCGAACACGGCTTCTACCATGTCAAGACAAGCGCCGGCGAGGACGGGTACGTCTGGAGCCGTAACGTTCGCGTGAGCACTTCCCCGACCGTGCCTGCGGAGTCCTTCCAGCCGGGACCTGGCGTGCCGGGTTCAGCCAGCCTGGTCGGGTGCGGTGACGGCTTGTGGCGACACGTCTACCACCCATCACGGCTGCTGGTGAAACAAGACTGC
This window encodes:
- a CDS encoding SH3 domain-containing protein, coding for MRCANLILVFMLAVALCPALASAQTATVTRNVNLRRDPSAGHAPIRLLTHSEPPLELLHPTPEHGFYHVKTSAGEDGYVWSRNVRVSTSPTVPAESFQPGPGVPGSASLVGCGDGLWRHVYHPSRLLVKQDCVTVTGVIVDATAHQSRHQRDGVRHEKDGDTHGWLKVDPQFANLINAGNSSFEEDNLVFEMVCRYKVTQPDAKPACAGFHDTTELPAVGTHVEIRGTFVQEKNHGKWDEIHPVSSIKVR